The following proteins are co-located in the Mesorhizobium australicum WSM2073 genome:
- a CDS encoding TerC family protein, with translation MEIFTAAGFSALLQVIAIDLALAGDNAIVIGLAAAGLPASQRQRAILVGIAAATVLRIFFALITQWLLTIGPMLLIGGGLLLLWVCWKMWRELRVSHDDERDATEALSNGDFDKDGVIGGKGPSKTFSQAAWQIVIADVSMSLDNVLAVAGAAMNHPTVLIVGLALSIALMGFAASFVARLLHKYRWIAYIGLVIILYVAVKMLLDGAVQQFPDHFAFLSPWFGSNGH, from the coding sequence ATGGAAATATTTACCGCCGCGGGCTTTTCGGCTCTCCTTCAGGTCATCGCCATCGACCTTGCGCTCGCGGGCGACAATGCCATCGTTATCGGCCTTGCCGCTGCCGGCCTGCCGGCCAGCCAGCGCCAGCGAGCCATTCTTGTCGGCATCGCGGCGGCCACCGTTCTTCGCATTTTCTTCGCCCTGATCACGCAATGGCTGCTGACCATTGGTCCCATGCTGCTTATCGGCGGCGGCCTGCTTTTGCTGTGGGTTTGCTGGAAGATGTGGCGCGAATTGCGTGTCAGCCACGACGATGAGCGCGACGCCACCGAAGCGCTGTCGAACGGCGACTTCGACAAGGATGGCGTCATTGGCGGCAAGGGGCCGAGCAAAACCTTCTCGCAGGCCGCCTGGCAGATCGTCATTGCCGACGTCTCGATGTCGCTCGACAATGTTCTGGCCGTCGCGGGAGCGGCTATGAACCATCCGACGGTGCTGATTGTCGGGCTGGCGCTGTCGATCGCTTTGATGGGCTTTGCGGCGTCGTTCGTCGCGCGCTTGCTGCACAAATACCGCTGGATTGCCTATATCGGCCTGGTCATCATCCTCTATGTCGCGGTCAAGATGCTGCTGGACGGAGCCGTGCAGCAATTCCCCGATCATTTCGCTTTCCTGTCACCCTGGTTCGGGTCGAACGGGCACTGA
- a CDS encoding DUF2161 domain-containing phosphodiesterase: MNETSLYAPVKRFLENLDFVVKGEIGGCDIVALREGEPPIVVICELKLQFNLELVLQGVDRAAACDEVWLAARMSARGKGRESDARFRNLCRRLGFGLLAVTANDRVEVLLSPVAQAPRKNARRRSRLVDEHQRRRGDPVAGGGSRTPIMTAYRQSALACAAALADGPKRPRDLKALTSIAPKILQHNVYGWFARVERGLYDLTDAGRASLVRWPQVAHDEARHEILIAPDL, translated from the coding sequence GACTTCGTCGTGAAAGGGGAAATCGGCGGTTGCGACATCGTCGCGCTGCGCGAGGGAGAGCCGCCGATCGTCGTCATCTGCGAGCTGAAGCTGCAGTTCAATCTCGAACTGGTTTTGCAGGGCGTCGACCGTGCGGCTGCTTGCGATGAAGTTTGGCTGGCAGCGCGCATGTCGGCGCGGGGCAAGGGGCGCGAAAGCGATGCCAGGTTCCGCAATCTCTGCCGTCGGCTTGGCTTCGGCCTGCTCGCGGTGACCGCCAATGACAGGGTCGAAGTGCTTCTCAGTCCGGTCGCCCAGGCACCGCGCAAAAATGCGCGACGGCGTTCTCGCCTTGTCGATGAGCATCAGCGCCGCCGCGGCGATCCTGTCGCTGGCGGCGGATCGCGCACTCCGATCATGACCGCCTACCGGCAGAGCGCCCTCGCCTGCGCCGCCGCGCTTGCGGACGGCCCCAAACGGCCGCGCGATCTGAAAGCCTTGACGTCGATCGCGCCGAAGATTCTTCAGCACAATGTCTATGGCTGGTTCGCAAGGGTCGAGCGTGGTCTCTATGATCTCACGGATGCCGGCCGAGCTTCGCTGGTTCGTTGGCCGCAGGTCGCGCACGATGAAGCCCGACACGAGATTTTGATTGCGCCGGACCTCTGA
- a CDS encoding DUF930 domain-containing protein, with protein sequence MLLVPPMKTLCMMAIASLTLAFPASAMDNALRAGLMKLDPQTRLEQRCDAEILDRITHDDRKFKADRVVAYAFATPEMSADAIRSPGAAFRSKGQWYRLKFKCQTGPDHMEVLQLRYRIGDEIPEADWAKYNLYD encoded by the coding sequence ATGTTGCTTGTCCCGCCCATGAAGACACTCTGCATGATGGCCATTGCGTCCCTGACGCTGGCCTTTCCGGCCAGTGCGATGGACAACGCTTTGCGCGCCGGGCTGATGAAACTTGATCCGCAAACCCGCCTCGAACAACGTTGCGATGCCGAAATCCTGGACCGGATCACCCACGATGATCGCAAGTTCAAGGCCGACCGCGTCGTCGCTTACGCCTTCGCGACGCCGGAGATGAGCGCCGACGCAATCCGGAGTCCCGGTGCGGCGTTCCGCAGCAAGGGGCAATGGTACCGGCTGAAATTCAAATGCCAGACGGGACCGGACCATATGGAAGTTCTCCAGCTCCGCTATCGGATCGGGGACGAGATTCCGGAAGCCGACTGGGCGAAATACAATCTCTACGATTAG